The sequence below is a genomic window from Barrientosiimonas humi.
CCCACCCCGCTGCCGGACCCGGCGATCTCTAGCTCGGCGAGCTCCTCGCTGCCGGCGACCCGCGGGATGCGGTGCGTGCCCTCGCGGGCGGGCGGGCCGTCGTACAGCGCGTCGACGTCGGACAGCAGCACCAGGGCGTCGGCGTCGATCAGGTGCGCGACGAGCGCGGCCAGCCGGTCGTTGTCGCCGAACCGGATCTCGTGCGTCGCGACGGTGTCGTTCTCGTTGACCACCGGCACGATGCCGAGGTCGAGCAGCCGCTCCATGGTGCGCCGGGCGTTGGTGTAGTGCGTGCGCCGCGTGACGTCGTCGGCGGTCAGCAGCACCTGGCCGACGGTCAGCCCGTGCCGCCCGAACGCGAGGTTGTACGCCGCGAGCAGCGCCCCCTGCCCCACGCTGGCGGCGGCCTGCTGGGTCGCGAGGTCGCGCGGCCGACGCTCGATCCCGAGCGGCTGCATGCCCGCCGCGATGGCACCGCTGGAGACCAGCACGACCTGCGAACCGGCCAGCCGGCGCCGGGCCAGCACGTCGACCAGCGCCCCCAGCCGGTCGGTCGAGAGCCCGCCCTCCTCGGCGGTCAGCGAGCTCGACCCGACCTTGACCACGACGCGCCGCGCAGCCCGGATCTGCGGCCGCTGCGGGGCCTCGGATTCGCTCACGGGACGAGGGTACGCACCGCCCCCGCCGATGCGCCCGCTCGTCCGGGGGCTGTAACAGGGCCTTCGCCGCGACCGATGTCCTCGAAGGTTGCCTTTTTCGTGGCCGCCTCTCGGCTGCGCCGCGACATCGGCGACCTGGACCTGTCCCCGAGCCGAAAGCTCCTCATGACACGCCCCCTCGACCAGACCCTCCCCACCGACGACGCGAGCCCGGCGCCCAGCCGGCGACGCTTCCTCGGTGCGGCCCTGGCCGGAACGGCCGCCGTCGCCCTGCCCGTCGTCACCGCCGGGCCCGCCCGGGCGGCGACGCACATCACCGCCGAGGACGCCTACAGCGCGTACTGGACCGCCCGCTACCGCTACGCCGGCAAGGTGCCCTACGTCTACGGCGGCATGGACCCCGACACCGGGTTCGACTGCTCGGGCATGACCAAGTGGCTCTACTCCCGCTTCGGCGTCTACCTCCCGCGCAGCGCCGACGAGCAGTACCGCTACGTGCGGACCATCGACAAGGGCTCCGCCCGACCCGGCGACCTGGTGTTCTACGTCAACAGCTCCGGCCGCGCCTTCCACAACGGCCTGTACGCCGGTGGCGACATGCTGGTCGACGCCGGCAACCCCGAGGTCGACATCTCCTACCGCCGCATCTACTACGGCAGCAAGGTCGTCTTCGGAACCCAGCGGTACTGACGCCTTTGGCCTCGGCTCCTCCGCCGGCCGTCCGTCGCACGCTCCGGCCGGCCGGCATCGTCACCGAGGCGCTGGGTCCGCTCCGGCTGGCCGGCATCGTCGCCGAGGCGCTGGGTCCGCCTCGGTGACGGTGCGGATCTGCTTGCGGCGCAGCCCTACTCGTCGTCCTCGTCGAGGTCGCGGTCGGTCCAGATGCCCGAGCGGCGCTCGGTGTCCAGCTCCTCGCGGGCCTCGCGCTGGGCGTCCTTGCGCGCGTGGAACTCCTCGCGCTTCTCGGCGCGCGTGGGGCGGTGGTGGTCCTCCAGGCGCAGGTCGGTGCCGCGGCGGCCGAGCAGCTCGGGGCCGGTGCTGAGGGTGGGTTCCCAGTCGAAGACCACCGCGTCGTCGGCGGGGCCGATGAGCACGGTCGACCCGGCGACCGCGCCGGCCTTGAACAGCTCCTCCTCGACGCCGAGGCGGTTGAGCCGGTCGGCGAGGTAGCCGACGGCCTCGTCGTTGCCGAAGTCGGTCTGGCGCACCCAGCGGGTAGGGCGCTCGCCCACGACCCGGAAGACCTCGCCGTCGGAGGTGTTCTCGCGGCGCACCTCGAACCCGGAGTCGTCGACCGCCTTCGGGCGCAGCACGGTGCGCTGCGGGACGACCTCGGCCTCGATCTCGGCGCGGGCCTGAGCGACGTGCCGGGCGAGCGAAAAGCTGAGCTCCTTCAGCCCCAGGTGGGCCACGGCCGAGACGATGTGCACCTCGAGCCCGCGCGCCTCCAGGTCGGGCCTGACCATCTCGGCGAGCTCGCGGGCGTCGGGCACGTCGGCCTTGTTGAGCACCACGACACGGGTGCGCTCGGAGAGGGGCACCCCGCCGAGCGAGGCGTCGGGGACGTACGCCGCGAGCTCCTCCTCGATGACCTCCAGGTCGGTCATCGGGTCGCGACCGGGCTCGAGCGTGGCGCAGTCGATGACGTGGACCAGCACCTCGCAGCGCTCGACGTGGCGCAGGAACTCCAGGCCCAGCCCCTTGCCCTGGCTCGCGCCCGGGATCAGGCCCGGCACGTCGGCGACGGTGAACCGCTCCTCGCCCGCGGTGACGACGCCGAGGTTGGGCACCAGGGTGGTGAACGGGTAGTCGGCGATCTTGGGCCGCGCCGACGACAGCACCGACACCAGGCTGGACTTGCCGGCCGACGGGAAGCCGATCAGCGCGACGTCGGCGAGCGTCTTCAGCTCGAGCACGATGTCGCGCGTCTCCCCCGGCTCGCCGAGCAGCGCGAACCCGGGCGCCTTGCGCCGGGGCGAGGCCAGCGCCTTGTTGCCGAGGCCGCCGCGGCCGCCGCGCGCGACGACGAACCGCGTGCCGAACCCGACCAGGTCGGCGAGCACCTCGCCGCCGCGAGTCTTCACGACGGTGCCCTGCGGCACGGGCAGCACGAGGTCGTCGCCGTCGGCGCCGTTCTTCTCGTCGCCGGCGCCGGGACGGCCGTTGGTGGCCTTGCGGTAGGGGTTGCGGTGGTAGTCCAGCAGCGTGGTGCTCTGCGGGTCGACCTCGAGCACGACGTCACCGCCGTGCCCCCCGTTGCCCCCGTCGGGGCCGCCGAGCGGCTTGAACTTCTCGCGGTGCACCGAGGCGACGCCGTGGCCGCCGTTGCCGGCCGCCACCTGCAGGACCACGCGGTCGACGAACTGCGTCGCCATGACGCTCCTTCTGCTCGGGCCTTCTCCGGCCTCTTCGCGGGGCGCCGTCCCCCGAGGGGCCGGGCCAGGCCGCTGCTGTCGTACGGACGACGCGAGGGGGCGGGCCGTTCGGCCTGCCCCCTCGCGAGAGTGTCTAGCTGGTGCGCAGTCTCAGACGGCGCTGGCCTCGACGTCGGCGGTGCGGGTCGAGACGATGTTGACGACCTTGCGGCCGCGCTTGGTGCCGAACTGCACCTGGCCGGCCTCGAGGGCGAACAGCGTGTCGTCGCCGCCACGGCCGACGTTCTCGCCGGGGTGGAAGTGCGTGCCGCGCTGGCGGACGATGATCTCGCCCGCGTTGACGAGCTGACCGCCGAAGCGCTTCACGCCGAGTCGCTGTGCGTTGGAGTCACGACCGTTGCGGGTCGAGGACGCACCCTTCTTGTGTGCCATGAGCTGATCTCCTCAGATGCCGTCGATCGACGTGACCTTGACCCGGGTCAGCGGCTGGCGGTGACCCTGGCGCTTGCGGTAGCCGGTCTTGTTCTTGTACTTCATGATCGTGATCTTCGGGCCCTTGGCGGCCTCGACGACCTCGGCCTTGACGGTCACCTTGGCGAGCTTGTCGGCATCGCTGGTGACGGTCTCACCGTCGACGAGCAGGAGCGGCGTGAGGTCGATGCTGTCGCCGGCCTCACCCTTGACCTTGTCAATGACGAGCACGTCGCCGACGGAGACCTTCTCCTGGCGGCCGCCAGCGCGAACGATCGCGTACACGTTGCGTCTCACTTCTCTTAGTCGTTCAGGGTGGTCGTTCGCTAGGGAACGTCAGGTGCGTCTCGCGTCGAGGTCATCGCCGTGCGGGAGGAGACCCCCGCTGCAGAACCCGGAAGAAACCAGGCCGACCGCCGCGACGGCGCACCGAGGATCAAAGATACCGGTCGGCCACCGGCATCTCCAAACTCAGCCGCCGGCGGGGTCCTGGTCGGCGTCGGTCGAACCGCCCTCGGCGGTCTTCGCGGCACCGGGCGGACCGGCCGGGGCGACGACCCGGCCACGCCGACGGCGCGGACGGCGTACGGGCTCGGCCGGCTCCCCGGCGTCGGCCTGGCTCTGCGCCGCGGCCGGCGCCTCGGACCGACCCTGCGCGGCCGGCGTCTCCGGCTGGGCGGGGGCGTCGTCGCGCGCCTGCTCGTCCTTGGCCTGCTCCAGCTTGCCGACCGCCGCGGCGTGGGCGGCGGCGGCGATCTGGGCGGGCGTGCGCCCGTTGGAGTCGACCCGCTCGTGCTGGCCGTTCTGGCCGTTCTGCCCGGACTGGCCGTCCTTGCCCTCGCGGCCGGAGTCCTGCTGGCCAGACTTGCCGCCACGGCCCCGGCGGCTCTTGCCGCCGCCCCCGCTGTTGCTGCCACCGCCGTTGCCGTTGCCGCCGCCCTGCTTCTCGACCGGGTGGTCGTGCACGACGACGCCGCGGCCCTGGCAGGTCTCGCACGGCTCGGAGAAGATCTCCAGCAGCCCGCTGCCGACCCGCTTGCGGGTCATCTGCACCAGGCCCAGCGAGGTGACCTCGGCGACCTGGTGCTTGGTGCGGTCGCGGCCGAGGCACTCCAGCAGCCGGCGCACGACCAGGTCGCGGTTGGCCTCCAGGACCATGTCGATGAAGTCGACGACGATGATCCCGCCGATGTCGCGCAGCCGCATCTGGCGCACGATCTCCTCGGCGGCCTCGATGTTGTTCTTGGTGACGGTCTCCTCGAGGTTGCCCCCGGAGCCGACGAACTTGCCGGTGTTGACGTCGATGACGGTCATCGCCTCGGTGCGGTCGATGATCAGCGACCCGCCGGAGGGCAGCCAGACCTTGCGGTCGAGAGCCTTGGCGAGCTGCTCGTCGACGCGGTGGACGGTGAAGACGTCCTTCTCGCCGGTCCACTTCTCCAGCCGCGGCGCCAGGTCGGGCGCGACCGACTCGACGTAGTCGCTGATCTGCGACCAGGCGCCGTCGCCGGAGACGACCAGCGAGGAGAAGTCCTCGTTGAACACGTCCCGGATGACCCGCACCGTCAGCTCGGACTCCCCGTGCAGCAGCGACGGTGCGCTGGTGCCGGAGGAGGAGGCCTTCTTCTGGATCTTCTCCCAGGCCTTGGTGAGCCGCTCGACGTCGGCGCGCAGCTCCTCCTCGCTCGCGCCCTCGGCGGCGGTGCGCACGATGACGCCGGCGTCCTCGGGCACGACCTCCTTGAGGATCTTCTTCAGCCGGGCCCGCTCGGTGTCGGGCAGCTTGCGGGAGATGCCGGTCATCGAGTTGCCGGGGACGTAGACCAGATAGCGGCCCGGCAGCGAGATCTGCGAGGTGAGCCGGGCGCCCTTGTGCCCGATCGGGTCCTTGGTGACCTGCACCAGCACCGTCTCGCCCGACTTCAGGGCGTTCTCGATGCGCTTGGGCTGGCCCTCCATGCCGGCGGCGTCCCAGTTGACCTCACCGGCGTACAGCACCGCGTTGCGGCCCCGGCCGATGTCGACGAACGCCGCCTCCATGCTCGGCAGCACGTTCTGCACGCGCCCCAGGTAGACGTTGCCGGCCATGCTGCCCGAGCGGGTGTCGCTGCTGACGTAGTGCTCGACGAGGACGCCGTCCTCCAGCACCCCGATCTGGGTGCGCCCCTCGCGCTCGCGCACGACCATCGAGCGCTCGACGCTCTCGCGGCGGGCGAGGAACTCTGCCTCGGTGATGACCGTACGGCGGCGGCCGGCCTCGCGCCCCTCGCGGCGGCGCTGCTTCTTGGCCTCCAGCCGGGTCGAGCCCTTGATGGCGGTGACCTCGTCGCGGCCCTTGCGCGGCTCGCGCACCTTGGTCACGGTGCCGGGCGGGTCGTCGCCCTCGGCCGAGCCGGACCCGGAGCGGCGACGGCGGCGCCGGCGGCGGCTGCCGGTCCCGCCGGTCTCGTCCTCGCCCTGCTCGTCGGCCCCGTCGGTTTGCTGGTCCTCGTCGGAGTCCGTCGCTTCGGCGTCGGGCTGCTCGCCGTCGCCCTGCTCCTTCTTGCCCTTGCCGCCGCGACCCTTGGCCTGGCCCTTGCCCTTGCCCCGGGCGGGCTTGTCGTCGCCTGCCGCGTCGGAGCGGTCGTCCTCGGAGCCGGACTCCTGACCCCCGTCGGCCTCGCCCTCGCCGTCCTTGGCACGCCGGCCGCGGCCACCGCGCCGGCGGCGGCCCTTGCCCTCGCCGGAGTCCTGCTCGTCCTGGTCGCCCTGCGCGTCCTCGCGCCCCCCGCGGCTGCCGCCGCGCTGGTCGGCGTCCTCGCCAGATCGGTCGTTGCGGTCGTCGCGCTCGTTGCGGTCGTCGCGCTCCGGCGTGCGGGCCGGGGCCCGGGTCTCGGGGTCGGGCGCCTGGAAGATCAGCCCGAACGCAGCGGCCGGGGGCTGCTGCTGCGGGGCCCCCTGCTCGGCGCCCTGCGCGGTCTTCGCCGATTCGTCGTCGGCGGTCTTGCCCTGGTCTGAAAAGTCGAGGCTCATCTGCTCGATCCCTCCGTCGCGCGCGAGCGGCCACAGCCCGGACCGGGTGGTCCGCCACGCCCGCGCGTTGCGGTGGTGCGCCGCCGGTCGCGGGGTTCGCGACGGCGGAAGTCGTCTGCTACGCCAGGGCGAGCTTCGCGGCAGTGCGCGGCAGCTCCGGTGCCGTTGGCGCCGATCGTCCCGGTCGGCGGCTTCGCAGGTCAGCGTCGGCCACCCGCGCTCGGCCTGGGCGCGCGATCAGGCGGCTGCAACAGGCTGGCGGTCGGGGCTCGGTCGGGGCGTATCGGTGCTGTGGTGCTCCGGTACGACCGCTGAGCAGTATCGCACAGAGTGCGGCTCAGTCCGGGACGAGCGGGTCGGCCACCGAGCCGTCGGCGGCCAGCGGGCCCTGGGCCAGCCGGGTGATCAGCGGCGGCCGGCCCGGCGCGAGCCCCGCCACGACGCCCAACCCGGTGAGCACGTCGTCGGGGCGCACGGCCGGGGTCGTGTGCTCCAGCACCAGCAGCAGCTGCTGCCCGTCCTCGGCGAGTCGCGCCGAGCGGACCGCGGCGCGCACGTCGAACGTGCGCGGCCCGCGCTTCATCATCCGGGTCACCTCGACCGACTCGGCGGCGAGGAGGGCCGCGAGCGCCGGCCCCAGCGCGGGCGCGTCGTCGGGCGCGAACCGCACCGACCAGCTCGAGGCCTGCAGCCGGTCGGCGAGCGCCCCGGGCT
It includes:
- a CDS encoding TIGR03936 family radical SAM-associated protein encodes the protein MAKRVPEGPAPDPPVQKLRVRYAKRGRLRFTSTRDFQRALERALRRAQVPMAFSAGFHPHPKISYANAAATGTASEAEYFELQLRARLEPDDVRRRLDEALPPGLDVLEVVEAEPGALADRLQASSWSVRFAPDDAPALGPALAALLAAESVEVTRMMKRGPRTFDVRAAVRSARLAEDGQQLLLVLEHTTPAVRPDDVLTGLGVVAGLAPGRPPLITRLAQGPLAADGSVADPLVPD
- a CDS encoding ribonuclease E/G; translated protein: MSLDFSDQGKTADDESAKTAQGAEQGAPQQQPPAAAFGLIFQAPDPETRAPARTPERDDRNERDDRNDRSGEDADQRGGSRGGREDAQGDQDEQDSGEGKGRRRRGGRGRRAKDGEGEADGGQESGSEDDRSDAAGDDKPARGKGKGQAKGRGGKGKKEQGDGEQPDAEATDSDEDQQTDGADEQGEDETGGTGSRRRRRRRRSGSGSAEGDDPPGTVTKVREPRKGRDEVTAIKGSTRLEAKKQRRREGREAGRRRTVITEAEFLARRESVERSMVVREREGRTQIGVLEDGVLVEHYVSSDTRSGSMAGNVYLGRVQNVLPSMEAAFVDIGRGRNAVLYAGEVNWDAAGMEGQPKRIENALKSGETVLVQVTKDPIGHKGARLTSQISLPGRYLVYVPGNSMTGISRKLPDTERARLKKILKEVVPEDAGVIVRTAAEGASEEELRADVERLTKAWEKIQKKASSSGTSAPSLLHGESELTVRVIRDVFNEDFSSLVVSGDGAWSQISDYVESVAPDLAPRLEKWTGEKDVFTVHRVDEQLAKALDRKVWLPSGGSLIIDRTEAMTVIDVNTGKFVGSGGNLEETVTKNNIEAAEEIVRQMRLRDIGGIIVVDFIDMVLEANRDLVVRRLLECLGRDRTKHQVAEVTSLGLVQMTRKRVGSGLLEIFSEPCETCQGRGVVVHDHPVEKQGGGNGNGGGSNSGGGGKSRRGRGGKSGQQDSGREGKDGQSGQNGQNGQHERVDSNGRTPAQIAAAAHAAAVGKLEQAKDEQARDDAPAQPETPAAQGRSEAPAAAQSQADAGEPAEPVRRPRRRRGRVVAPAGPPGAAKTAEGGSTDADQDPAGG
- a CDS encoding C40 family peptidase, with amino-acid sequence MAASRLRRDIGDLDLSPSRKLLMTRPLDQTLPTDDASPAPSRRRFLGAALAGTAAVALPVVTAGPARAATHITAEDAYSAYWTARYRYAGKVPYVYGGMDPDTGFDCSGMTKWLYSRFGVYLPRSADEQYRYVRTIDKGSARPGDLVFYVNSSGRAFHNGLYAGGDMLVDAGNPEVDISYRRIYYGSKVVFGTQRY
- the rplU gene encoding 50S ribosomal protein L21, whose amino-acid sequence is MYAIVRAGGRQEKVSVGDVLVIDKVKGEAGDSIDLTPLLLVDGETVTSDADKLAKVTVKAEVVEAAKGPKITIMKYKNKTGYRKRQGHRQPLTRVKVTSIDGI
- the proB gene encoding glutamate 5-kinase encodes the protein MSESEAPQRPQIRAARRVVVKVGSSSLTAEEGGLSTDRLGALVDVLARRRLAGSQVVLVSSGAIAAGMQPLGIERRPRDLATQQAAASVGQGALLAAYNLAFGRHGLTVGQVLLTADDVTRRTHYTNARRTMERLLDLGIVPVVNENDTVATHEIRFGDNDRLAALVAHLIDADALVLLSDVDALYDGPPAREGTHRIPRVAGSEELAELEIAGSGSGVGTGGMQTKVEAATIATSAGVPTVLTATPLAGAALDGDDVGTIFVPTGRRGRARRLWLAHATTARGSLVLDDGAVEAVTRRGKSLLPAGVVEVTGRFGEGDAVDLVDQQRRPVARGLVNYASAEVPALLGRSTKELARELGPAYERELVHRDDLVVLRRGGAP
- the rpmA gene encoding 50S ribosomal protein L27, giving the protein MAHKKGASSTRNGRDSNAQRLGVKRFGGQLVNAGEIIVRQRGTHFHPGENVGRGGDDTLFALEAGQVQFGTKRGRKVVNIVSTRTADVEASAV
- the obgE gene encoding GTPase ObgE, which encodes MATQFVDRVVLQVAAGNGGHGVASVHREKFKPLGGPDGGNGGHGGDVVLEVDPQSTTLLDYHRNPYRKATNGRPGAGDEKNGADGDDLVLPVPQGTVVKTRGGEVLADLVGFGTRFVVARGGRGGLGNKALASPRRKAPGFALLGEPGETRDIVLELKTLADVALIGFPSAGKSSLVSVLSSARPKIADYPFTTLVPNLGVVTAGEERFTVADVPGLIPGASQGKGLGLEFLRHVERCEVLVHVIDCATLEPGRDPMTDLEVIEEELAAYVPDASLGGVPLSERTRVVVLNKADVPDARELAEMVRPDLEARGLEVHIVSAVAHLGLKELSFSLARHVAQARAEIEAEVVPQRTVLRPKAVDDSGFEVRRENTSDGEVFRVVGERPTRWVRQTDFGNDEAVGYLADRLNRLGVEEELFKAGAVAGSTVLIGPADDAVVFDWEPTLSTGPELLGRRGTDLRLEDHHRPTRAEKREEFHARKDAQREAREELDTERRSGIWTDRDLDEDDE